A region from the Paenibacillus humicola genome encodes:
- a CDS encoding 4a-hydroxytetrahydrobiopterin dehydratase, protein MGGKIEKLTQEAADEAIAGLEGWVREDVKWIRGSYRFASFPDAVAYVGRIADIAEEMNHHPFIGIDYKKVTLRLTTWSAGGITELDIRAARRYNEAYGAFRGE, encoded by the coding sequence ATGGGCGGCAAAATCGAAAAACTGACGCAGGAGGCGGCGGACGAGGCGATTGCGGGGCTTGAAGGGTGGGTGCGCGAGGACGTCAAATGGATCCGCGGCAGCTACCGGTTCGCTTCGTTCCCGGACGCGGTCGCCTACGTCGGCCGGATCGCCGATATTGCCGAGGAGATGAACCATCATCCGTTCATCGGCATCGACTATAAAAAGGTGACGCTGCGCCTGACGACCTGGAGCGCCGGCGGAATTACGGAGCTGGATATCCGGGCGGCCCGGCGATATAACGAAGCGTACGGCGCGTTTCGCGGCGAATAA